The window AAGACAAATCAATTGTTCAGAAGTACGACTTGAAGGATTCTCAGGGTGCAACAGGTGAATGAAATCACGGTGGAGGACCATACCCTGGAAGATTAGGCCATTGATTCGTGACGAAAGAAGAAGAACCAGCACCAACATCAACACCAACACCACTAGTACTAGTCCTCTCAGAGTTACCACCAATAGTGGTGCTGATGGTGCTCCACAAAGAGGCATCAGAGGCTCTATTACTAACATTATTATTGATGAAGCTCTGAGGCCAATCATGCTGAGAAACACCACTGCCATTAGTATTAGTATTAGTATTAGCCATGCTGGATGAAGATGGATTAACCAAACCTTGTTCATACAGAGACACCATCTCCCTTTCATCACTCCCCATTTGATGATACAAGTACGGTGGACAAATTTGCCCAATTGGGCGCTGAACATTGAAACCAGATAGAAGGCCCAAATTGGAAGAACGCAAGGCGTCACTCCCCGCAATAACATTTAGAGACTGATCAAAAGGGTGTGATGATGACGGGTTGAGTGAATGCATAGCAGCCAAAGAAGACAAGTATCCACCACTTTGGTAAAAGGGTGAAGCCACAACTGAAGAAGGGTCTTTAGCCTTCACTACCGATGTTAAGGGTGGTGCTTGAGTTTGAACCACCATCCCTTGCGGTTGTTGTAGAGGAAGTGACCGGAAAGAAGAATTTATATTCTCCGATGAAGATGATGAGTTAGAAGTCTTGGCTCGCTTCCCCTTGCGGCAACCGCCACCAACAGGAACGTTCCTCAAGGTTCCACCTTGAGTCCAGTACCTCCTGCATGTTTTGCAAAAGTAACGAGGCTGTGACAGGCTGTAGTTGTTGTAGTAGCAAAATTTGGTGTTGAGAGAGTCACATCGAGGACATTTTTGGGGTTGTTGAGGAGCCTGAGCATGAACTTGTGCATCACCTTGTTGAATCTCCTTCACTCTTGAATCTCGAGGTTGCTTGTTCATGCCACCTCCTTCTCCAACTCGTTGCTCCATCTCGACTTTTGACTTT of the Glycine max cultivar Williams 82 chromosome 13, Glycine_max_v4.0, whole genome shotgun sequence genome contains:
- the LOC102668884 gene encoding dof zinc finger protein PBF; translated protein: MEQRVGEGGGMNKQPRDSRVKEIQQGDAQVHAQAPQQPQKCPRCDSLNTKFCYYNNYSLSQPRYFCKTCRRYWTQGGTLRNVPVGGGCRKGKRAKTSNSSSSSENINSSFRSLPLQQPQGMVVQTQAPPLTSVVKAKDPSSVVASPFYQSGGYLSSLAAMHSLNPSSSHPFDQSLNVIAGSDALRSSNLGLLSGFNVQRPIGQICPPYLYHQMGSDEREMVSLYEQGLVNPSSSSMANTNTNTNGSGVSQHDWPQSFINNNVSNRASDASLWSTISTTIGGNSERTSTSGVGVDVGAGSSSFVTNQWPNLPGYGPPP